A portion of the Pedobacter cryoconitis genome contains these proteins:
- a CDS encoding MauE/DoxX family redox-associated membrane protein: MNLHPFIIIITGMLVLLWAYAALSKLFNLHQFKQALMTQVFPQWVGKILVYVLPLSELILVGLLLIPQTRLIGMYSSFFMMGAFTLYVGGVVFKIYDQYPCACGGLFAKLGWSNHFKVNIVLTLIALAGVILMEV, from the coding sequence ATGAACCTACATCCTTTTATTATCATCATTACCGGAATGCTCGTTTTGTTATGGGCATATGCAGCCTTATCAAAACTATTTAATCTCCATCAGTTTAAACAAGCACTGATGACACAGGTATTTCCCCAATGGGTGGGAAAGATTCTAGTTTACGTTTTACCATTGTCTGAGCTTATCTTAGTTGGATTATTGTTAATTCCACAGACCAGGTTGATAGGAATGTATTCATCCTTTTTTATGATGGGTGCATTTACACTTTATGTGGGAGGAGTGGTCTTTAAAATCTATGACCAATACCCATGTGCTTGCGGTGGTTTATTTGCAAAATTAGGATGGTCTAACCACTTTAAAGTAAACATTGTACTGACATTGATTGCCCTCGCAGGGGTAATACTAATGGAAGTATAA
- a CDS encoding glycosyltransferase family 2 protein produces the protein MDLPLVSCIMPTANRQIFIPYAIDFFMHQDYPNAELVIIDDSEDSIASLIPKHPNIHYVYNNSFGTSLGKVRNIACERATGEIIVHWDDDDWYAQDWVSQQANALISSGADITGLCDINFFSAFTNKSWTYRDTEKEKPWVYGGTLAYWKSFWSQQPFHGLQAGEDNDFIWKSSKTKIRPHNYIDGYISVIHRENSGILMYEDPRKKIRVEKWVKKMDAPEVCEKHSIFSTSSDLPLVSCIMPTANRKDFIPDAIANFLKQDYMNAELVIIDDGKESIIDLIHENPRIRYFYFEPIGKIGIKRNIACEIANGELITHWDDDDWYAQDWISHQVQALMNADADICGIDQVQFFAPTLNRYWMTKNSNSKRPWLTGASLIYRKSFWEQHPFKDLQIGEDDDYIRNSGARVFAHDYFQGFIARLHSNNTSIKFFEDEEEQKAN, from the coding sequence ATGGATTTACCACTAGTTTCCTGCATCATGCCTACAGCAAACAGGCAGATTTTCATTCCCTATGCTATTGATTTTTTTATGCACCAGGATTATCCAAATGCAGAGCTCGTTATTATTGATGACAGTGAAGATTCTATCGCTTCACTGATCCCCAAACATCCAAATATCCATTACGTATATAATAATTCATTCGGTACCAGTCTTGGCAAGGTTAGAAATATAGCTTGCGAAAGGGCTACAGGAGAAATTATTGTTCACTGGGATGATGATGACTGGTATGCGCAGGATTGGGTGAGCCAGCAGGCCAATGCTTTAATTAGCTCTGGTGCAGATATTACCGGTCTATGCGATATCAATTTTTTTTCTGCTTTTACCAATAAAAGCTGGACCTACAGAGATACTGAAAAAGAAAAGCCATGGGTTTATGGTGGAACTTTAGCTTACTGGAAATCTTTCTGGAGCCAGCAACCCTTCCACGGCTTGCAGGCTGGAGAAGATAATGACTTTATCTGGAAGTCATCCAAAACTAAAATACGTCCCCATAACTACATTGATGGTTATATCAGCGTCATCCACAGAGAAAATTCTGGCATCCTAATGTATGAAGATCCAAGAAAAAAAATAAGAGTAGAAAAATGGGTGAAAAAGATGGATGCTCCGGAAGTATGTGAAAAGCACTCTATCTTTTCGACCAGTTCAGACCTGCCATTGGTAAGTTGTATTATGCCAACTGCTAATCGTAAAGATTTTATTCCTGATGCGATAGCCAATTTTCTGAAGCAAGATTATATGAATGCTGAACTCGTTATTATTGATGACGGAAAAGAATCTATAATTGATTTAATACATGAAAATCCACGCATCAGGTATTTTTATTTTGAACCAATTGGCAAAATAGGCATAAAACGTAATATCGCTTGTGAAATAGCCAATGGAGAATTAATTACACACTGGGATGATGATGACTGGTACGCACAGGATTGGATTTCCCACCAGGTTCAAGCATTAATGAATGCTGATGCTGACATTTGTGGCATCGACCAGGTGCAATTTTTCGCTCCCACTCTTAATCGCTATTGGATGACAAAAAATAGTAATTCTAAACGCCCCTGGCTAACCGGTGCAAGTCTGATTTATAGAAAATCATTTTGGGAGCAGCACCCCTTTAAAGATCTTCAGATAGGAGAAGACGATGACTATATCCGAAATTCAGGAGCGAGAGTTTTTGCCCATGATTATTTTCAGGGCTTTATAGCCAGGTTACATTCAAATAATACGAGTATCAAGTTTTTCGAAGATGAGGAAGAGCAAAAGGCTAATTAA
- a CDS encoding RNA polymerase sigma factor encodes MRTTQLVYHSYSDVELTAYLKEGDRAAFEEIYERYWKKLYNETFKRLRNMELVEEVVQDVFSNLWMKKEKKNIDNIYPYLLGAIRYQVYILYKKGKTPPHFEAPLDHLLLSTLQADSLFKAKELKWCISIWLTMQPVKRAEIFRMKYLDDRSTKEISEILHISQKTVQNQLLHAFSDLRAFLNRIMVFLYLL; translated from the coding sequence ATGAGAACTACGCAATTGGTTTATCATTCTTACTCTGATGTGGAATTAACTGCTTACTTGAAAGAAGGGGACAGGGCTGCATTTGAAGAGATTTACGAAAGGTATTGGAAAAAACTCTACAACGAAACTTTTAAACGGTTACGAAATATGGAACTGGTGGAAGAAGTTGTTCAGGATGTCTTTAGTAATCTCTGGATGAAAAAAGAAAAGAAAAACATTGATAACATCTATCCATATCTTTTAGGGGCTATCCGCTATCAAGTATATATACTTTATAAAAAGGGTAAAACACCACCACATTTTGAAGCCCCGCTTGATCATCTGCTTTTATCTACACTACAGGCTGATTCTTTATTTAAAGCGAAAGAACTTAAATGGTGTATTTCTATCTGGCTGACAATGCAACCCGTAAAACGGGCGGAAATTTTCAGAATGAAATATCTGGATGACCGCTCTACAAAAGAGATTAGTGAAATACTTCATATTTCCCAAAAAACGGTGCAGAATCAATTACTTCATGCTTTTTCAGACTTACGGGCTTTTTTAAATAGAATTATGGTGTTTTTATATTTATTATAG
- a CDS encoding SusC/RagA family TonB-linked outer membrane protein, whose protein sequence is MNYYTKLSGCLTGNLNKFLLVMRLMIILFFVGMMQVSGATYGQKITLNQNKIKITQLFKEIKRQTGYDVLWQSEMLNENKIISANFNKTDLREVMAQCLAGQNLTFAIEDNSVVIKQQLAMIHPVSTLVQDSIIYRGKVLDEQGKPLPGATIRLKGGVKSSVATESGYFERYGTKKSVLLISYIGYSTKEVSLVGLNPADMISIKMSLQSNVQLGEVTIASNGYQDIPKERITGSFEVISKEQLQHTTNTNLLKRLEGITTSMDFRNDLTPTNSANRANITSRSPLTNLTIRGKNTLTVAGSDNNSGRPLVVIDGIASPYSIDLVNPNDVESMTILKDAAAASIWGSRAANGVIIVKTKKGNYQTPLEISFNANVNITEKPDLFYQKIMSTSDYIDAQVLKYNKDYPDPSTHIPDPIVILGQAANSPVAEIMDRQRRGQISPDMAKSQLDALRGNDVRNDLNKYFFRNAVTQSYALALSGGTQQLAQRFSVGYDKALDNTRNSGSNREVLNYSISAKPLAKLDLQAAVLYVQSNTNGQSGFGNFSGTSSPTGTVSLYPYSRLVDSQGNPAAIPRGYSQALLDLLNTTYGDKLLSFDYKPLQDINDGYVKSKSQNININLGATYKILPELSANVTYNYNLSSNNVTDLERPDSWYMRNRINMFTSPVNSFDPQTGLTVIPGTRNIPLGAQYTKAVTTTNSQTLRGQLNFNKTWNDKHNISAIAGIDIFRSYSKLMSNGYLGYNEKDLSFANNLNYNYLYFLLLADPVSGLGISNISVPGNSISDATGRTISYFSNAAYTYNNKYTLSASFRRDLSNVFSSAGNNGGTPFYSVGGSWNINNEKFYNFSLVPNLKLRATFGYNGNTNPAASATPILSYVPASQVFDGNLLGYADIQNPSNIKLRPEKTAVLNFGLDFGIKGGRLSGSVEYYQKRTKDLLANNAADPSIGFNQLTFNSGNLFGKGIDLTLNSLNIRTGLFRWTSNFLFSYNRVKITKIYSPISYTAGTYVSTPILFTEGADLSRAYAYKWAGLDPQTGDPRGYLNGNMVTIDNSTAGNDAYNAISTQPASSLHYFGSLIPVYYGSFRNTFSYGNFSLSANLLYKLGYWFRRPLSNMVQYNFLYTDGNIQGGEYANRWQKPGDEAFTNVPSAIYPGNVNRDAFYRGADINVLKGDHVRLQEINLSYTLNKKNWVLKNTRIYANVSNLGVIWRANKQGLDPDVFDYPLPRTYSLGLSANF, encoded by the coding sequence ATGAATTATTATACTAAACTTTCGGGGTGCCTGACGGGCAATCTGAATAAATTTTTATTAGTAATGCGACTGATGATTATTTTGTTTTTTGTGGGTATGATGCAAGTGTCCGGAGCCACGTATGGACAGAAAATAACCTTGAACCAAAACAAAATAAAAATCACACAGCTTTTTAAAGAAATTAAAAGACAAACCGGGTATGATGTACTGTGGCAGTCTGAAATGCTGAATGAAAACAAGATAATTAGTGCAAATTTCAATAAAACTGACCTTAGGGAAGTTATGGCTCAATGCCTTGCCGGGCAAAATTTAACATTTGCGATTGAGGACAATAGTGTTGTGATTAAGCAACAGTTAGCTATGATTCATCCGGTAAGTACTTTGGTTCAGGATTCTATTATTTATAGAGGGAAAGTCTTGGATGAACAAGGTAAACCTTTACCTGGCGCGACTATACGTTTAAAAGGGGGTGTAAAAAGCTCTGTAGCTACAGAAAGTGGATATTTTGAACGGTATGGGACTAAAAAAAGTGTCCTTTTGATCTCCTATATAGGATATAGTACTAAAGAAGTTTCTTTGGTTGGCTTAAATCCTGCAGACATGATTTCGATTAAAATGAGTCTTCAGTCTAATGTTCAGTTGGGTGAGGTAACGATTGCAAGTAATGGTTATCAGGATATACCTAAAGAGCGCATTACAGGTTCCTTTGAGGTAATTAGCAAAGAACAATTGCAGCATACGACGAATACAAATCTGCTTAAACGGTTGGAAGGTATAACAACCAGTATGGATTTTAGGAATGATCTGACTCCTACAAATTCAGCAAACAGAGCAAATATAACAAGCAGATCTCCGCTTACAAATTTGACTATCCGGGGAAAAAACACCTTGACGGTTGCAGGATCAGATAACAATAGTGGCAGACCCTTAGTAGTTATAGATGGGATTGCAAGTCCATATTCTATTGATCTGGTGAATCCAAATGATGTGGAAAGCATGACCATATTAAAAGATGCTGCGGCAGCTTCTATTTGGGGGTCCAGAGCAGCAAATGGAGTAATCATAGTGAAAACTAAGAAAGGAAATTATCAAACGCCTTTAGAGATTTCATTTAATGCTAACGTGAACATAACTGAAAAACCGGATCTTTTTTATCAAAAGATAATGAGTACGTCAGACTATATTGATGCGCAGGTGCTTAAATATAATAAGGACTATCCTGATCCGTCTACTCATATACCTGATCCGATAGTTATCCTCGGACAGGCTGCAAATTCGCCTGTAGCTGAAATCATGGATCGGCAGCGACGAGGACAAATTAGCCCTGATATGGCAAAATCTCAACTAGACGCATTGCGTGGTAATGATGTGCGTAACGATCTGAATAAATACTTTTTCCGTAATGCTGTTACACAGTCTTACGCGCTGGCACTTTCGGGCGGAACTCAACAATTGGCACAGCGATTTTCTGTTGGTTATGATAAGGCATTAGATAATACGAGAAATTCTGGTTCGAACCGTGAAGTGCTAAACTACTCAATTTCTGCAAAACCTTTAGCTAAACTGGACCTTCAGGCAGCTGTCCTTTACGTCCAGTCAAATACGAATGGGCAATCAGGTTTTGGTAATTTTAGCGGAACAAGTAGCCCGACTGGCACCGTATCCTTGTATCCTTACAGCAGGTTAGTAGACAGTCAGGGTAATCCAGCAGCGATTCCCAGAGGCTACAGTCAGGCACTTTTAGATCTTTTAAACACAACTTACGGAGACAAACTCTTGAGCTTTGACTACAAACCATTACAAGATATTAATGACGGTTATGTCAAATCAAAATCGCAGAACATCAATATAAATTTAGGAGCAACCTATAAAATTTTGCCAGAACTATCTGCTAATGTAACTTACAATTATAATCTCAGTTCTAATAACGTGACAGACTTGGAACGACCTGATTCCTGGTATATGAGGAACAGAATAAATATGTTTACATCTCCTGTAAATTCCTTTGATCCTCAAACCGGCTTAACAGTGATACCAGGCACCAGAAATATACCTTTGGGGGCACAATATACAAAGGCTGTTACTACAACTAACAGTCAAACCTTAAGAGGACAGTTAAATTTCAACAAAACCTGGAATGATAAACATAATATTTCTGCGATTGCAGGAATTGATATTTTCAGAAGTTATTCTAAGCTCATGTCCAATGGTTATTTAGGATATAATGAAAAAGATCTTTCCTTTGCTAATAATTTAAATTACAATTATTTATATTTTTTATTATTAGCTGATCCTGTATCCGGTCTGGGTATTTCCAACATTTCTGTTCCTGGGAATTCGATATCCGATGCAACTGGAAGAACAATCAGTTATTTTAGTAACGCAGCGTATACATATAATAACAAATATACATTATCTGCAAGCTTCCGAAGAGATTTATCCAATGTGTTTAGTTCGGCAGGAAATAACGGAGGAACTCCTTTTTATTCTGTGGGTGGTAGCTGGAATATTAATAATGAGAAATTCTATAATTTCTCTCTGGTGCCAAATCTGAAATTAAGAGCAACTTTCGGATATAACGGGAATACGAATCCTGCCGCATCTGCCACACCAATTCTAAGTTATGTGCCGGCAAGCCAGGTGTTTGATGGTAATTTACTTGGATATGCAGATATACAGAATCCTTCAAATATCAAATTAAGGCCGGAAAAAACTGCCGTATTAAATTTCGGTCTTGATTTTGGTATAAAAGGCGGGCGTTTATCAGGAAGTGTGGAATATTATCAAAAAAGAACCAAAGATCTATTGGCAAATAATGCAGCTGATCCGAGTATAGGTTTTAATCAATTGACATTCAATTCAGGTAATTTGTTTGGCAAAGGTATCGATCTGACTTTAAATTCTTTAAATATAAGGACCGGACTATTCAGGTGGACAAGTAATTTCTTGTTCAGCTATAATAGAGTTAAGATTACAAAGATATATTCGCCTATAAGTTATACTGCTGGTACTTATGTATCTACCCCTATTCTTTTTACTGAAGGCGCTGATCTTTCCCGGGCATACGCTTATAAATGGGCAGGATTAGATCCCCAAACCGGTGATCCCAGAGGTTATTTAAACGGAAATATGGTTACTATAGATAATAGTACAGCTGGTAATGATGCATATAATGCAATTAGCACACAACCTGCCAGTTCTTTACATTATTTTGGTTCATTGATTCCTGTTTATTACGGATCTTTTCGTAATACATTCAGCTATGGGAATTTTTCACTTTCAGCAAATCTGCTTTATAAATTGGGCTACTGGTTTAGAAGGCCTCTTTCTAATATGGTTCAATATAACTTTTTATATACTGACGGTAACATCCAGGGAGGAGAATATGCAAACCGCTGGCAAAAACCAGGGGACGAAGCATTCACTAACGTACCTTCAGCCATTTATCCTGGTAATGTAAACAGAGATGCATTTTATAGAGGTGCAGATATCAATGTTTTGAAAGGTGACCATGTCCGTTTGCAGGAAATCAATCTCTCTTATACGCTGAATAAAAAGAATTGGGTGCTCAAAAATACTAGAATTTACGCCAATGTAAGCAACCTGGGTGTGATCTGGAGAGCAAATAAACAAGGCCTTGACCCGGATGTATTCGATTATCCGTTGCCAAGAACCTATAGTCTTGGTTTAAGTGCTAATTTCTAA
- a CDS encoding FecR family protein, giving the protein MNSKKIKDEFIKAVKAYLEGTADETQLLFVEQYFDLFLDTEDVFESMDNDEIQDIHDRMLWKINYEIEKKNRIFPGNMETVRSFSKYLYIAAAAAFVIPMSLYIYQRNQVKPVSTQLVTKITPGGNKAVLTLANGSKISLADVKNGEVANQSGMVITKSRDSQLVYQQTSMSSTVKEIAYNKIETPKGGQFQLILSDGTKVWLNASSSLRYPSVFGQDERKVELDGEAYFEVAKNTAKPFLVSSSKQIVEVLGTHFNINAYTNEPVVSTTLLEGSIKVTSPSVNAYKIIRPGQQSLIDRDDDDSGIKVKNIDPDEAVAWKNGYFMFEKEELGSILRKVSRWYDVEIENPQGEKLDKLLFSGTVSKYSDVSKVLRKLELTESVRFKTIGRRIIVMK; this is encoded by the coding sequence ATGAACTCAAAAAAAATTAAAGACGAATTTATAAAGGCGGTTAAAGCTTATTTAGAAGGTACTGCTGACGAAACTCAATTGTTATTCGTGGAACAATACTTCGATCTTTTCTTAGACACGGAAGATGTTTTCGAATCTATGGATAATGATGAAATACAAGATATCCATGACCGGATGCTTTGGAAGATTAATTATGAAATTGAAAAAAAAAATAGAATTTTCCCTGGTAACATGGAGACTGTGCGGTCATTTTCGAAGTATCTCTACATAGCTGCTGCGGCTGCTTTCGTAATTCCTATGAGTCTTTATATATATCAAAGGAATCAGGTTAAGCCAGTGAGTACTCAACTGGTCACTAAAATTACACCTGGTGGAAATAAAGCTGTTTTGACTTTGGCCAATGGATCTAAAATATCTTTGGCTGATGTGAAAAATGGAGAGGTTGCGAATCAATCGGGTATGGTTATTACTAAAAGCAGAGATAGTCAATTGGTTTATCAACAAACCTCAATGTCTTCTACTGTTAAAGAAATAGCATATAATAAAATAGAAACCCCTAAAGGCGGACAGTTTCAACTCATTCTTTCTGATGGAACAAAAGTCTGGCTTAATGCATCATCTTCATTACGTTATCCTTCTGTATTCGGTCAGGATGAACGCAAAGTTGAATTGGATGGAGAAGCCTACTTCGAAGTTGCTAAAAATACGGCCAAACCCTTTTTAGTTTCTTCAAGCAAACAGATAGTGGAAGTTTTGGGTACGCATTTTAATATAAATGCGTACACGAATGAACCTGTTGTCAGTACTACTTTACTTGAAGGAAGTATTAAAGTGACCAGCCCTTCAGTAAATGCTTACAAAATTATCAGGCCCGGCCAACAATCATTAATTGATAGAGATGATGATGATTCGGGAATTAAAGTGAAAAATATCGATCCTGATGAAGCTGTCGCCTGGAAAAATGGATATTTCATGTTCGAGAAAGAAGAACTTGGAAGTATACTGAGAAAGGTATCGAGATGGTATGATGTCGAAATCGAAAACCCTCAAGGGGAGAAATTGGACAAGCTGTTGTTTAGTGGAACAGTATCAAAGTACAGTGATGTATCGAAAGTATTGAGAAAACTGGAGTTAACGGAGTCTGTTCGCTTTAAGACAATAGGGAGGAGGATTATAGTTATGAAGTGA
- a CDS encoding Crp/Fnr family transcriptional regulator, whose amino-acid sequence MENKELFRLLAGKNSLRLELELKLNEMIKREYYAKSQIILKPGQIPNRAWFIEKGSAMGFVFKEEKKVPFWFWNENDIMVPLNSFFNQIPSDTYIELLEPGVLLSISFEDVQEILLSFPESNEYVRKIMQDYQQMSEKRILEFAAYTPEEHYLHLMRDCPAIFRKASVESIAAYLGISRKTLNRIRSRTRRF is encoded by the coding sequence ATGGAAAATAAAGAATTGTTCAGACTGCTAGCAGGAAAGAATTCTTTGCGTTTAGAGTTAGAATTAAAACTCAACGAAATGATTAAGAGGGAGTATTATGCCAAAAGTCAGATTATCTTAAAACCAGGACAAATCCCCAACCGCGCTTGGTTTATCGAAAAAGGATCTGCTATGGGATTTGTTTTTAAAGAAGAAAAGAAAGTACCTTTTTGGTTCTGGAATGAGAATGACATTATGGTTCCACTCAATAGTTTTTTCAATCAGATTCCCTCAGACACTTATATAGAACTCTTGGAGCCTGGTGTACTTTTATCCATATCTTTTGAGGACGTGCAAGAAATATTGCTAAGTTTCCCTGAATCAAATGAATATGTGCGGAAGATTATGCAGGATTACCAGCAAATGAGTGAGAAGAGAATTCTTGAATTCGCTGCTTATACACCCGAAGAACATTATTTGCACTTAATGAGAGATTGTCCTGCAATTTTCAGGAAAGCATCAGTAGAAAGTATTGCCGCCTATCTTGGCATATCCCGAAAAACACTAAACCGCATAAGATCCAGAACCAGAAGATTTTAG
- a CDS encoding alpha-L-rhamnosidase N-terminal domain-containing protein: protein MSQAPPSNNPQLLQNAWPASWITSPATQQREYGVYHFRKTFLLPTATKPKSFLIHVSADNRYRLFVNGKAVCSGPARGDLFNWFYETIDIAPYLTEGENILAALVWNMGNLAPVAQVSNQTAFVLQGNSDAEQMVNTNLSWKVKKSNAYIPCSLDNGERLKAYMVVGPGDQVDGKLYLWDWETLEYNDASWNAAAELTHPQPVGYGTDNLWTLAPRNIPLFTESILRFPAIRRTNSIKVTKDLLTGKSPLTIPANQRVSILLDQQAMTAAYPELIVSGGKGSRVKMTYSEALFDKQNQKGNRNEIEGKEIKGNYDIFMPDGEGNRKFRPLWFRAYRYLQLDIMTADAPLILNDIYGMKTGYPLKMKASFSSNDPSLQEIWKVGWRTAQLCAGDMYYDTPYYEQLQYTGDSRIQALISLYTSGDDRLMRKAILDFYHSRTPEGLTQGRYPSNRLQIIPTFSLFWVSMVHDYWMHRHDDAFVKQFLPAINETLEWFHTRVDQKKKMLGPLTWWNFVDWDNFNEWGTAPGADQGNSSIITLQYAYTLNQAAELFRAFNHSAQADDQVMLASELNNHTYWYCYNEANGLMADTPEKLTYSQHAGIWAILSGGVTLQEAQTMMRKVLNDKSIGQVTFFYRFYLTQALKKAEMGDLYYQELKPWRAMLKMGLTTFAEKPEPTRSDCHAWSASPDYDFLATICGIMPESPGFKSVLIKPSLGELKEVTGTMPIPSGKVSVTLKRTGKDGIHAEILLPQQTSGTFNWKGQEVKLRGGKQVIVI, encoded by the coding sequence ATGAGTCAGGCGCCACCCTCCAATAATCCACAATTGCTTCAAAATGCATGGCCTGCATCCTGGATTACTTCTCCAGCCACACAACAACGTGAATACGGAGTCTATCATTTCCGAAAAACTTTTCTACTTCCTACAGCTACTAAACCAAAATCCTTTTTAATTCATGTAAGTGCAGATAATCGCTATCGTCTATTTGTAAACGGTAAAGCGGTTTGCTCAGGCCCGGCTCGCGGTGACCTGTTTAACTGGTTTTATGAAACCATAGATATCGCTCCCTATTTAACCGAAGGAGAGAATATTCTTGCCGCATTGGTATGGAATATGGGTAACCTTGCTCCTGTGGCACAAGTTTCTAATCAAACAGCTTTTGTCCTGCAGGGTAATTCTGACGCAGAGCAAATGGTCAATACTAATCTGAGCTGGAAGGTCAAAAAAAGTAATGCCTATATCCCCTGTTCTCTGGATAATGGAGAAAGATTAAAAGCCTATATGGTCGTTGGCCCGGGGGACCAGGTAGATGGCAAATTGTATCTATGGGATTGGGAAACTCTTGAATATAATGATGCTTCGTGGAACGCTGCAGCAGAGCTCACACATCCTCAGCCTGTAGGCTATGGAACTGATAATTTATGGACTTTAGCGCCAAGAAATATTCCCTTATTTACGGAAAGTATATTACGTTTTCCAGCCATCCGCCGTACAAACAGTATTAAAGTAACAAAAGATTTGCTAACAGGGAAGAGCCCACTTACTATTCCAGCTAACCAAAGGGTCAGTATTTTACTGGACCAGCAGGCAATGACAGCTGCTTATCCCGAATTAATAGTTTCAGGCGGCAAAGGATCGAGAGTCAAGATGACATATTCTGAGGCATTATTTGATAAACAAAATCAAAAAGGGAATAGAAATGAGATAGAAGGAAAAGAAATTAAAGGAAATTACGACATTTTTATGCCCGATGGTGAAGGGAATAGAAAATTCCGTCCTTTATGGTTTAGAGCTTACCGGTATTTGCAGCTGGATATTATGACTGCTGATGCCCCATTGATTTTGAATGATATATATGGGATGAAAACGGGCTATCCGCTAAAAATGAAGGCTTCATTTTCCAGCAATGATCCTTCATTACAGGAAATATGGAAGGTAGGCTGGCGTACAGCACAACTTTGTGCTGGAGATATGTATTATGACACGCCATATTATGAGCAATTACAATATACAGGCGATAGTCGTATACAAGCTTTAATCTCTCTTTATACCTCTGGCGATGACAGGCTCATGCGAAAAGCGATTCTTGATTTTTATCATTCCCGCACTCCCGAAGGATTAACGCAAGGGCGTTATCCAAGCAACAGATTACAAATCATTCCCACCTTCTCTTTATTTTGGGTATCTATGGTTCATGATTATTGGATGCATCGGCATGATGATGCCTTTGTCAAACAATTTCTTCCGGCTATCAATGAGACGCTGGAATGGTTTCATACCCGTGTTGATCAAAAGAAAAAGATGTTAGGCCCCCTCACATGGTGGAATTTTGTAGACTGGGATAATTTCAATGAATGGGGCACCGCTCCAGGAGCTGATCAGGGAAACTCTTCTATCATCACTTTACAATATGCCTATACCTTAAATCAAGCCGCAGAACTATTCAGAGCTTTTAACCATTCCGCACAGGCGGATGATCAGGTAATGCTCGCATCAGAATTGAATAACCACACTTACTGGTACTGTTATAATGAAGCAAATGGCTTGATGGCAGATACCCCAGAAAAACTAACCTATAGTCAGCATGCAGGTATTTGGGCCATACTAAGTGGAGGTGTTACACTACAGGAAGCACAAACAATGATGAGAAAGGTTCTGAATGATAAATCAATTGGTCAGGTTACTTTTTTTTATCGATTTTATTTAACGCAGGCTTTAAAAAAGGCTGAGATGGGCGATCTATATTATCAGGAGCTCAAACCATGGAGAGCTATGCTAAAAATGGGATTAACAACTTTCGCAGAAAAACCTGAACCTACCAGGTCTGATTGTCATGCTTGGAGTGCGAGTCCGGATTATGATTTTCTAGCTACGATCTGCGGTATCATGCCAGAAAGCCCTGGTTTTAAATCAGTATTAATTAAACCCTCTTTAGGTGAATTAAAAGAAGTTACTGGTACAATGCCTATTCCTTCTGGAAAAGTATCTGTTACACTTAAACGAACTGGAAAAGACGGAATCCATGCAGAGATTTTACTACCACAACAAACCTCAGGAACATTTAACTGGAAAGGGCAGGAAGTCAAATTACGCGGAGGCAAACAAGTTATCGTTATTTAG
- a CDS encoding DUF6965 family protein, with the protein MSIEELEAYFTGINLPDQIELERGVMVMNVPLFLESHLNYVKINPDLRSAEVFIHRLNQLKDRLEELNA; encoded by the coding sequence ATGTCAATAGAAGAATTAGAAGCCTATTTTACTGGAATAAATTTACCTGATCAAATTGAACTGGAACGTGGGGTTATGGTCATGAATGTACCTCTTTTTTTAGAGTCACATCTAAATTATGTAAAGATCAATCCTGACTTAAGATCTGCTGAAGTTTTTATTCACCGCTTAAATCAACTGAAGGATAGGTTAGAAGAACTTAATGCCTGA